DNA sequence from the Falco peregrinus isolate bFalPer1 unplaced genomic scaffold, bFalPer1.pri scaffold_29, whole genome shotgun sequence genome:
AGATTCACCCCCAGAGCAGGGATTAGCGCCCACAGAAAGGGGGATTAAACCTAGTGGAGGGGGAATTAATCCCTTTGGGGTGGATTAGCCCCCTTGGAAAGGGGAAATAGCCCCACTCTGGGGTGACTAAACTCCTTGAGGGGGTAATTAATCTCCTTGGAGGGGGAATTAACAACCTTGGGAGAGGACTGAGCCCCCTTGGAGGAGGAATTAATCCCTTTGGGGTGGATTAGCCCCTTTGGAAAGGGATTCAACCCCTTGCATGTGGCTTAAATTCCTTGCCTTAAATTCCTTGATTGGGGAATTAACCCCCTTGGGGTGTATAAACCCTCTTGGAGGGGGGTAATAGCCCTCTCAGAGGGGAATTCACCCCCTTTGGGAGGATGTTAAACTCCTTAAGGGGGGAATTCACCTCCTGGAGGGGGGATCAGCCCCCTCAGGGGGTACTAACCtccatgggggggggggatcagCTGGCGCTTCCTTGGTTCCCACGGGGCCATTACGGGGTGTCACCCTCCCAAAaccttcacagcagcagcagcagcagcggatGGTTTCAAGCTGGGAACGCTGCGGGGTGTCTGGGTGGGTCCAGCGCTGCTCTGAACAGGGCAAAAGCGGAGTAACCCATCGGTCACTGCCAAGGAAGCCCAGATCCATGGAGAGGAGGCACAAGGTGTTTAATGCTCCAGGGGAACAGCAGCGTTGGGTCCCTACACACCCCAACCCCCTGCTTGCCTCAGGGGGGGGACTGTCCCCTCCCCGGTGGCATCGGTGTCCCCATCTTCACACTGTCCCCAAGGTCCAAGCCCAGGACttggcagccaggcagcatcTCCTCCAGCAGAATATGGACCAGCCCCGGGCTGGGCACATGAACCCCTGCCACGTCCAGGCGCCGGAGCAACCTGGGAGGGGGCCCAGACACAGATGAGGGGGAGGCAGCTGGCACCGGGAGGGGGGATGCCCCCCACGGTCCCCCATCCCCTCTGCTCACTGGAGGTGGTGGAGGGTGGCCAGGCCCCTCTCAGTGATGCGGGGACACCGGGACACCGACAGCTCCTGCAGGCTGTCCCCGAAGACGTGCAGTCGCCCCAGCGCCCAGTCGTCAAGGTGGGGGCAGCCGCTCAGGTCgaggtgctgcagctgggtcagtggcactgggggtggggggcaggagggggatcAGGGGGTGTCCCTAAGGGCTTTGGGAGGGTCCttggccggggggggggggggggcgggggcgggacCTGGGGCTCACCCAAGTTGTCCAAGCCGCTGTAGGTGAGGGGGGAGCCACTGAGGTCCACGGCCACCACAGGGACATCGCGGAGGCGCAACACCTCAGGGTGCCAGCGGCCCTCTGGCTGCATCCAGTGCTCCTGCCCCTCAAATCTGCGGGAggaggggggatgggggtggccTCAGGgccagccccccctccccccccaaaaggggcaggggggcactgCCAAAACGGGGCAGGAGCTCACCTGACCCTCCCGCCTAAGGACAGGGTGAAGGCGGCGGCTGCCACATTGTCACCGTACGTGTCTCTGAGGAAGCCGCAgtacctggggggggggggggggggcgcaagAGCAGGGGGGCCTAAGCCagcccccctgcctgcaccccacacATAGGGGGCCGGGTTCAGGTCCTCTGGCACGCCACAAGTAGAGGGACCCCAAATCTGACCTCTCTGCTCTCGCCCTACACCTGGGGGTCAGatccagctcctctgcctgtgccccaCACCTGGGGGACTGGATCCAGCCGCTCCTCTTGGCCCCACAAGTAGAAGGGCCTCAAATCCAGCCCCACCCGAATCCCACAGCTGAGGCGCTGGATCCAGCCCCACCTCTCGCGCCCCACAAGCAGGCGAGACCCCAGttcagcccctctgctcccaccccatGTATGGGGGGGACCTGACACCACCCTTCTATCCGCGGCCCGTGTGGGGGGCTGGAGCCAACCTCCTCTCACACCCCACAAGCAGGGGGGCCCCAACGCAGCCCCTCTGCTTGCACCCCACACATGTGGCACCCACCCAAGCCCCTCCACCCACACCCCACAAGTGTAGGGGGGGCACCAatcccatccccccccccccaagtaaAGAAGGCCGAGCCAgcctctctgctcctgccccacaAGTGGGGAGCCTGACCtagccccccctcccccaccccaccggCGAGGACCCCCCTCTGGCCCCACGCACGCGTTCCTCCGCTGCAGCCGCTGCCGCTGCAGCCGCTCTCCCCAGGCCACGGCCACCTCCATGTTGTTGAGCCACCggcccaggagctgcagcagcccccccgctgccccccggctcTGCCCAGGTGGGGGGCGCAGGGCAGGGCCCCCCCGGGACCCCAGGAcctgtggggcaggagcagggctgcctcagtttcccaccCCCTACCCTACCACGTCCCCCCGCCCGCGCACATCGGGAGGGGGGAGACCCCGGGGGGGTACCGCGCTGCTCCGCaagagcgggggggggggggcacacgatacggggggggggggggttcccGCAGGCAGGTGCCGCTCTCTAGGGGTGCCCCAGCCCAGATGGCGAGAGGTCGCCGAGGGAGAAAAGCTTTGGGGGaccctcgcccccccccccattatgGGCGCCAAGCCGCCCAAGCCTGGCCCCCCGCTAGGCCTCAGGGGtccggcgggggggggggaagggccccccccccccccaagctccccccaccccgggggCCCCTAGGACTCCCCCGCCCCCCTGTGATTGTGGGGGGGGTCTCTTGGGGTAGCATGCCCCCCCTCCTCGCCCCAGAGAGCGTCTCCATGGTGACGGCAGCAGCACCTACCGCCCGCACCGCCGCCATCTTGCGCGCGTCACGTGACACGGCCCAAGGAGCTCTGCGGGTGCGTGTGGCCccaggccccgccccgcccgccgtAGCCCCGCCCAtagccccgccccgcccgccgtAAACCCGCCAATAGCCCGGCCCCACCAGCCCAAACTTTGCCCACagtcccaccccaccagccctAATCCCGCCCATAGCCCCGCCCCACCTGCCACAACCCCGCCCATAGCGCCCTCCCTCCAGCCGTAACCCCATCCGTGAGTCCAACCAAGACCCATCCGTGAGTCCAGCCAAGACCCATCCGTGTGTCCAACCAAGACCCATCCGTGTGTCCAACCAAGACCCATCCGTGAGTCCAACCAAGACCCATCCGTGTGTCCAACCAAGACCCATCCGTGAGTCCAGCCAAGACCCATCCGTGTGTCCAACCAAGACCCATCCGTGAGTCCAACCAAGACCCATCCGTGAGTCCAACCAAGACCCATCCGTGTGTCCAACCAAGACCCATCCGTGAGTCCAACCAAGACCCATCCGTGTGTCCAACCAAGACCCATTCATGAGTCCAACCAAGACCCATCCGTGTGTCCAACCAAGACCCATTCATGAGTCCAACCAAGACCCATCCGTGAGTCCAACCAAGACCCATCTGTGAGTCCAACCAAGACCCATCCGTGTGTCCAACCAAGACCCATCCGTGAGTCCAACCAAGACCCATTCATGAGTCCAACCAAGACCCATCCGTGAGTCCAACCAAGACCCATCTGTGAGTCCAACCAAGACCCATCCGTGTGTCCAACCAAGACCCATCCGTGAGTCCAACCAAGACCCATCTGTGAGTCCAAGACCCATCCGTGTGTCCAACCAAGACCCATCCGTGTGTCCAACCAAGACCCATCCGTGTGTCCAACCAAGACCCATCTGTGAGTCCAACCAAGACCCATCCGTGAGTCCAACCAAGACCCATGTGTGTCCAACCAAGACCCATTCATGAGTCCAACCAAGACCCATCTGTGAGTCCAACCAAGACCCATCCGTGTGTCCAACCAAGACCCATTCATGAGTCCAACCAAGACCCATCCGTGAGTCCAGCCAAGACCCATCCGTGAGTCCAACCAAGACCCATCCGTGTGTCCAACCAAGACCCATCCGTGAGTCCAACCAAGACCCATCCGTGAGTCCAACCAAGACCCATCCGTGAGTCCAACCAAGACCCATCTGTGAGTCCAACCAAGACCCATCCGTGTGTCCAACCAAGACCCATCTGTGAGTCCAACCAAGACCCATGTGTGTCCAACCAAGACCCATGTGTGTCCAACCAAGACCCATCCGTGAGTCCAACCAAGACCCATCCGTGAGTCCAACCAAGACCCATCCGTGAGTCCAACCAAGACCCATCTGTGTCCAACCAAGACCCATCCGTGAGTCCAACCAAGACCCATCCGTGAGTCCAACCAAGACCCATCCGTGAGTCCAACCAAGACCCATCCGTGAGTCCAACCAAGACCCATCTGTGAGTCCAACCAAGACCCATCCGTGTGTCCAACCAAGACCCATCTGTGAGTCCAACCAAGACCCATTCGTGAGTCCAACCAAGACCCATCCGTGTGTCCAACCAAGACCCATCTGTGAGTCCAACCAAGACCCATGTGTGTCCAACCAAGACCCATGTGTGTCCAACCAAGACCCATCCGTGAGTCCAACCAAGACCCATCCGTGAGTCCAACCAAGACCCATCCGTGAGTCCAACCAAGACCCATCTGTGTCCAACCAAGACCCATCCGTGAGTCCAACCAAGACCCATCCGTGAGTCCAACCAAGACCCATCCGTGTGTCCAACCAAGACCCATCCTTGAGTCCAACCAAGACCCATCTGTGTCCAACCAAGACCCATCCGTGAGTCCAACGAAGACCCATCTGTGAGTCCAACCAAGACCCATACTGTGTCCAACCAAGACCCATCCGTGAGTCCAACCAAGACCCATCCGTGAGTCCAACCAAGACCCATCCGTGTGTCCAACCAAGACCCATCTGCGTCCAACCAAGACCCATCTGTGAGTTGAACCAAGAGCCACTAccaacacctcccccccccaacTAAGAGCAATGTCTTTTCTAGCTAGTCCTATGTGTTTCACTGACACGACACaatgtgcaaaagaaaatatattttgaattaagaaatttgaagtgctgaagctgctaaatggcaGAACCTGGCCTCATCCCTTGTGTAGCCCTAACACAAGGCTGGTTTAACACCCAGTCCAGTTAAtcagtgggagaacagagaaacaacagatgatcCATTTGTGTGCACAGGAGCTCTTAGTAATGCAGGCGTCTGTAAAAAATCCAGTATATGTGGATGGGTactgcttgttcaaagactaagcgTGCTCAAAGgattgtgtgagttaaagcagcagaaaggagatTGTGATCTGAGAAGGAGCTGGGAAccgaggcagagactggaaccgAGGAGGTGAATCAACAGGGACAGGGTCAGGTGATGGATCTGCAGAACTGACAAGACCAGAGGAAACTCCTCAGAACTTCAGGTATTGACTAATGATCTGGTAAGCGTATATAAGCCGTGCTGCATCCCTTGGTTTTCTGCCACTCGCTGGGGtgtggcccagctctgagttgtgattaaagcaaaccTGGTGGTACCCACGTCTGTGTGAAATTAATCCTTTAATAGCAGCAATTGCTGGGGCTTATCCACAGGgacaccccctcaccccccccccccccgccacagGTTCCTTGTGTTGCTGTTTCTCAGTAATGGGGTGGGGGCATGGACAGTAAGAACCACCCAACTGTTAAAGCCATTAGACGCAAAGGATTGAAACGCTTGAGCCACATGGGTGCTTTTTGCTACGGAGGCAATCCTGGTGATGGATTGTTCTACAAGCATTATACACACCCCATGTGTGATCTCACATCTGCTTGTAGGGGCAGGAGGGAATAAAGTGCACAAACGCTCCACAGCGTGAACATTCTGGCACTTCCCAACATACAGGCAGCACAACAGGGGAGCCTCTCACCCTcttcccaggaaagcagcagagctggtgcctCTCTCACGTGCCTGCATGCTCGTGCATGCAGCGTGGGGAACCATCAGCAGGGCCACAAGTCTGTGTGTTTACAGGGCTGTGAATGCACTGGCACCACAGCGGTGCGGTGGGTGGCTGGCACAGcgggagggctgtggtggggggaCGTGGGCTCTGCAGGAAGGGCTGTCCAGGAAGGCAAGGAGGTGGGCTTGCCTCCTGCTCGCGCTGGGACAGGAGCCAGCTTATGGATCAGGATCAGCAGGTAGACCAACGTGGGTGCCGTGTTAGCAGGTATCTGCTGAAGGTGCCTGCGTCTGCGATGGCACCTGCATCTTCAATGGCATCTCCATCATCAATTGCATCCTGAAATTGCATGTCTCCAACCGTCCCCCATTGGTGGGCTGGGGACAGCGTGTGAACGACAGCTGGGGATGTCCTGGAGGGTGGCACCTGCCTGGGCCCCAGGAGGGTCCCCTGGTGCTGCACTGCCCCACGGCCATGTGCCCTGGGTCTGGAGGTTTGGCCAGAAGCCTTGTGTGGGGGGACGGCGTGTTCTGGGGACTctgtgcctggcacagcagggtcTGTGCAATATCACACTGCAATACCAGGTTAGAGCTGCCCACTGCTGTCATGACTTCTCCCAGCCTCAGCTCACCCCATCACCCCAAACCTCCACCAGGCCTGTGGGTGCACGCATCTTGCTTGCAGGTTGGAGCAAGGGTGTTTGTTACTTCCATGGCATTTCACACAATTTTTGGCATCACAGCATGCAATCATCAGCCAAGCAAGAGCTGTTTACCATATTAAGTATGTCTCATGAGGGCAGATGTGGTATGCAcaggtttctcttttttttcctttccatttccatcTTCTCGCCATCCTCCCCAGCATCTTCAGATAAGAGTATTACCATTCAAATAATCAAACCATTCTGGCCAGGCATCTTATGGACAAGATGCCTTTGTAAAAGGAGCCTCTCGGGGCACAGGAACTCTTCAGCCGCGTTCCCCCAACCCAGCCTGCTGACTGTGGCATTTGGGGAAGCGTAACAGAATGCCATGTGCCCAAGCACAAGAGCTGTAGCTGAAGCGTGTGAGTGAGGAACGGGAGGCAGAGGCAGACCCTGCTTGACATCCAGCTGCCGGGATCCTTCATTCCCAGGGTGGCAttgggtgctgccagctcctgtggCCGggccctgcagccagctcagccGGGAGGGAACTTCGCACCTACGCCTGTCAGATGCCAGCTGGAGGAACTGGTAGCTGGTGCCAGGGAAATGGTGCTGAAGCCCCGGTGGTCCTGCTGTGGCAGGGGCAAAActggctgcccccagcagggcaggggcaagGCGAGATgccctgagcagggcagggacaaAAGTCAATGCCCCCCACATGGGGCAGAAGCAAAGCTCGCCACCCATATTTGAGCAGTGGCATAGAGAGCCccctgagcagggcaggagtCAATCCAGGTCCCCTGTGTGGACAAGGGGCAAAAgctgcctccccagggctgggaggggaaacACCAGCCATCCCCAGAGGCACGTGATGAACAAAAGCCACCCAAGCAAGGCCGTGGCCAAACTGGAGGTCCCAAGCAGAGGGTGTATCTTGGGGGGGCAGATGAAATTCATCAGCAGTGAACCTGTCCGAGCCCAGGTGCTTTGTTCCACGAGTCTCACGTGCACAGTCCTGTAGCTGAGAAGAGTGACAAAGAAACCCTGCACAATGGCcggtgccagccacagctgtgcacgggcagcttccagccctgggcaggagtttcctcctctggctgtgcggcgcagggaagaggtgggagctgtgccgGCGGCCAAAcagcccttcaccagcagcacgTGGGAAGGCCAGCGGCAGCCGGCTGCAGGGGAGGTGCCCAGGCTGTAGCAGCTGCGTGGCCGCAGTGTGTCCCCTCAGTGCATCCCCGTGTCGTCACAAAGGGGTAGTGATGTGGCACCACCCGGAACTTGTCACctcacctggccagggctggacaTCCTGAACAGCGGGCCAGCGAAagccagctgggctgagctgcccttCGGGATAACTCTGCCCCTTCTCTGGCTCGTTGCGTGGCTACCTCTTGCCAAGCATTTATCATTTACTGCTGAATTCTTGCATCCTGTCTCAGGGGTAAGTTGGATTTGACTTTTGGGAGAGATCCTAGAGGAGGTAGATCGGGCATAAAAGTGCAGGTTGGCCTCTACCTCCCAAGCTGTAGGCTGAGCTCTTCCACCTTTATACGCTGGCCAGAAGGTCGCTGTGGGTAGAGTTGTGTTtgctaatttttatttctttgccgTAGCCTAGGCTAGGTAAGCTGGGAGGTGGCAGTCCGAGGTGTTGAGCTCACCCTAGACTGAGCAGAAGCCCACCTTAGAtggtgggggaggaagggagactGGATAAAGGAGCCTGTGCTCACACGTGCACAAACTTGTGTGCTGGCCCCATCCCTTCCCCTTGGACAGGAAATTCACCTCCCTCTCAAAATATAGCTTGGGGTGGGAATGGTGGGGACTGGAGACCATTGGGATAGGAAACCATCACGGGGCTGAGAAACCGTCGCTGTGATGGGAAACCATGGAGGGGATGGGAAATCAGCATGGAGGACAAGGAATCGTCAGCAGGATGGGGAAtcattggggggggggaagctggtATGGCATGAGGAGTCACAGGCTGCTGCGTGCTGCACACCCCTGCCCAACTGTCGTGATCCATCAGGCTTGCCACCTGCTACCCAGAGCGGGGAATCCGATTCACCGGTTACGGACCCGGGTGGGGCAAACCAACACTGGGACTCGCCCTGTGAGGAATACGATTGCTTTCATAAACACCATAAATCAATACCCACCGCAAACCACTACCCCCATTAATAGAACGGAGGCAGCGATCATACACTGATCACCCTTGATGCCGTCCTTTGGGCTGTGTTCCCTTTGAGACGCAGGGTGTGAGCGAGGCAGCGCTCTGAGACGTGCACCGGCGGGATCGACGGCCTCGGAAAGGCGAAACTCCCCCGCCTGGCCCGGTCCTGCGCCCTCCGATGGTTTCCAGGGcagtttcccttctgcagcacagctctgctccctcgCTGTTTCCAACCAACAGCCCGGACCTCACACCCAGCCCTCTGTAGTGcgcaggcaggagaggcagaCCTTAggtgaggggcaggggcaggggcaggggcaggggcaggggcaggggcaggggcaggggcaggggcaggggcagggtgagggtgagggtcagggtcagggtgagggtgagggtgagggtgagggtgagggtcagggttagggttagggtcagggtgagggtcaGGGTGAAagttgggttagggttagagttcgggttagggttagggttagggttagggttagggtcagggttcgggtttggttagggttagggttagggttagggttagggttagggttagggttagggttagggttcgggtttggttagggttaggggttagggttagggttcgggtttggttagggttagggttagggttagggttagggttagggttagggtcagggttagggttagggttaggttcagggttagggttagggttagggttagggtttgggttaggttagggttaggtttagggttagggttagggtcagggttagggttagggttagggtcagggttaggattagggttagtgttagggtgagggttagagtcagggtcagggtcagggtcagggttagggttagggtttgggttagggttagggttagggttagggttagggttagggttagggtaagcgttaagtttaggtttagggttaggtttagggttaggtttatcgttagggttagggttagtgttagggttagggttagggttaggtttagggttagggttagggttagggttagggttagggtcagggttagggttagggttagggttagggttagggtttggattagggttagggttaggattagggtcaggttaagggttaggattagggttagggttagggttagggttagggtcagggttagggttagggttaggggttagggttagggtttggattagggttagggttagggttagggttagggtcagggttagggttaggattagggttagggttagggttagggttagggttagggttagggttagggttagggttagggttagggttagggttagtgcggcgaatgaagagacgggacgcagcttgatgcaagcaaatgtgaatttattgtacagaagcacgagtttttatTCACTTTCAGAAGGTGcacgttttaaacagattggttctttaagctaagcattgcatactaggcaatccctgattggtggttaactacaaaggacactttcattagttaacagcaaggtgttacctttccttggcgccatccttggcgccatccgtctcccactcccctgtgctctgcaaacatgcctcatcatgttaattgttgtctagagaagctcgagcacattcccctcagctaactgattgccgtgcatggtcctagtttgcagaccgctcctgcatctcccccttcctgttgcacaaaagaacccctgaaaccgagcaaaaacaaggcacaagtaatagaacaaataaaaaaccaactaagacatatgatcaatgtcaaaataacccactgtctttcttctgtacaattttacaatttctcctttttgtttttgaacagctagtaccaggtttgccatgttctgcagggcccttgcaaacatgacagcaaccaaggcaatagcaaacaaacaatactgccaattgagtgaatggatgccaaaaaaggctgaaattttctcagattttgataacatgttgctgcaatggggcgcctaaaatccattcagcacataccatccaaatcctcacagccatgtccttgaaccaacaa
Encoded proteins:
- the DMAC2 gene encoding distal membrane-arm assembly complex protein 2 isoform X1; the encoded protein is MAAVRAVLGSRGGPALRPPPGQSRGAAGGLLQLLGRWLNNMEVAVAWGERLQRQRLQRRNAYCGFLRDTYGDNVAAAAFTLSLGGRVRFEGQEHWMQPEGRWHPEVLRLRDVPVVAVDLSGSPLTYSGLDNLVPLTQLQHLDLSGCPHLDDWALGRLHVFGDSLQELSVSRCPRITERGLATLHHLQLLRRLDVAGVHVPSPGLVHILLEEMLPGCQVLGLDLGDSVKMGTPMPPGRGQSPP
- the DMAC2 gene encoding distal membrane-arm assembly complex protein 2 isoform X2, whose protein sequence is MAAVRAVLGSRGGPALRPPPGQSRGAAGGLLQLLGRWLNNMEVAVAWGERLQRQRLQRRNAFEGQEHWMQPEGRWHPEVLRLRDVPVVAVDLSGSPLTYSGLDNLVPLTQLQHLDLSGCPHLDDWALGRLHVFGDSLQELSVSRCPRITERGLATLHHLQLLRRLDVAGVHVPSPGLVHILLEEMLPGCQVLGLDLGDSVKMGTPMPPGRGQSPP